The region GAAGGCCCGGCTCGGCAAGCCCGGTCGGGAGAGGCTGAACAGGGCCGGTCTGCTCCAGTCGTGGACCGTGAAGCGCCAGTTCGTGCACCGGATCACCGACGAGGGGATCTCCTGGTGCCTGAAGGACCTGGCCGCGGGTGGGCCCCCGTCGAAATCGGGTCCGCTGTCGCGCGCGCAGTCCGCGGTGCTGACGATCTTCGTCCAGTACCACGTGTGGCGGGGCGACCTGGCCGAGGTGATCCGCTCCGGTGGGGGCCTGGAGTCGGTGATCCGGACCGCCTACCTGGCGCTGTCGGTCAAGTCCCAGGACTGGGTCCGCTTGGCCAAGCTCCGCCCCCAGCTCAACGGTGCGGAGCGGGACGAGGTGGACGCCGCCCTGCTCGCGATGGTGCAGACCGGCACCGTCCACTTGGCCCCGGACTCCAACCGCAAAGTGCTGACCGAGGCCGACCACGCCGCGGCGATCCGGATCGCCGGCGAGGACAACCACCTGGTGGCGATCGAGGAATCATGACCGAGCAACAGCGCAAGGCACTGGCCACGCTCCGATTCAACTCCGCCGAGACCCCGGACGACGTCTGGCAGACCTCGCCGTTCCACGTGGACGGTCTGCACGTCAAGGCGGAGGACCGGATCCGAGCCGGCATCGCGGACGCCAAGGCCAGCACCGGTCCCAGCCCCATCGGCCTGGTACTCCAAGGCCGCAAGGGAGTCGGCAAGACCCACCTGCTGGGTTCGGTGCGCCGTGTCGTCCAGCGGGAAGGCGGCTACTTCTTCCTGGTCGAGCTGACCACGGGCGCGGAGTTCTGGAACGACGTCGCCGAGGCGATGCGCAGCGAGCTGCGTCGGACCACGGACGACGGCGAACTCCAGCTCACCGTGCTGCTCCGGCAGTTGTGCGACGCGGCGGGCGTGCCCGGGACGGTGGCCGGGGCGATCACCGGCGCGACGCCGTTGACGCCGCACGACCTGACCGTCTTCCTCAACCACCTGCGCGCGGTGGACGGCCGGATCGCAGTCGAGTGCGGCGACACGATCCGGGCGCTGGTGCTCTACGCCTCCGAGCACGCCGACACCGGCCTGGCTCACCTCCAGGGGCTGGCCGAGGCGGGCGGCGCGGGCCGCGACTGGGGCCTCCTGCCCAGGTCGAAGCCACCGCAGACCGTGGTGCGGGACATCTCGCGCGTCCTCGCCATGACCGGCCCGTGCGTGATCGCCGTGGACCAGCTGGACAGCCTCGTCAACCTCGGCCAGGACGAGACCGACGCGAAGGTGACCAGCGCGGAGCTGAGCAGGGAGCTCTCGTTCATCGCCGACGGGTTGATGAAGCTCCGGGAGAAGACCAGGCGGACGTTGTCGATCGTGGCGTGCCTGCCCAACACCTGGAAGATGCTGCACTCGATCGCGAGCGACACGGTGGCGGACCGGTTCGCCGAAACCCCGTTCCTGGGCTCGATCGTCGACCCGGCCATCGGTCGCGCGCTGGTCGAGCGGTGGCTCGGGGAGGTGTACCGGCGAGCCGGTGTCACGCCGCCGCACCCGACCTGGCCGGTGGCACCGGGGGCGTTCACCGGGGGGTGGAGTCCCCGGACACCGCGCCAGTTGCTCATGAGTGTCCACGCGCACGCCGAATCCTGCCGGTACGGCGAGATCCGCGAGCTGCGCTCGTTCGACGAGAAACCCGTCCCGGTGCTCCCGCCCGCGGACGACGGGCCGGAGCCCGACTACCTGCAGGAGTTCGACGCCCGGTTCGAGCGGCTGCGGCAGAAGGCGGAGATCTCCGCCGCCGGGTTGAAGCAGCACAACGAGGACGAGGTGATGCCGGCGCTGCTGCTGGCCGGGCTGAAGTCGTGGATCAACGAGGTCGGCAACGACGACCTGGCGTGGAAGGCGGAGCAGCTGCACGGCGGGAGCGAAGTGCACGCTCAACTGCTCCACACCGTGAACGAGGACCTGGACACCGACGAGCGCTGGGGGTTCCGCCTCATCGCGAGCGCCCACGGCAACCACGTGCTGCGCCGGATGCGCAAGGTCCGCGACGCGGCCCGCTTCGGCACGCACAAGCGGCGCCTGGTCCTGATCTACAACGGGGGCAAGGGGTGGACCGGCCGGCAGACCAGGGTCGAACTCGCCGAGCTGGAGCAGGCGGGTGGTCGGCGGGTCGAGATCTCGGACGACGACCTGCGGACGTTCAGCGCGCTCAAGGAGATGTCGTCCACGCAGACGCACCAGCTGCTGGCGTGGCTGGTGGCGCGAAAGCCGGCCAGCCGGATGACGTTCCTGCGGGAGATCCTGCCCGGACCTGGTCGGTCGGCGGCGAGCCACCAGGAGACCCGCCCTCCGCCACCCGGAGAACCGACCACACCACCGCCCGGAGGACCGGCCACACCACCGTCCGGGGACCGGACCGCACCGCTGTCGCCCACGGAGATCGTGCTCGGCATGGACGGCGAGATCCGCATCGAGCTCGAATCGCTGCGCAAGCACGCCATCGTCTTCGCGGGTTCGGGCAGCGGGAAGACCGTGCTGCTGCGGCGGATCGTCGAGGAGTGCGCCCTGCGCGGGGTGTCGGCGATCGTGCTCGACCCGAACAACGACCTGGCGCGGCTGGGCGACGCGTGGCCGCGGCCGCCCGCCGACTGGTTGCCCGGTGACGTCGGTGTCGCCGCCGAGTACCTCGCGAACGTCGAGGTGGTGGTGTGGACGCCCGGACGCACCGGGGGACGGCCGCTCAGCTTTCACCCGCTGCCGGACTTTGCCGAGGTGCGCGGGGACGTGGACGAGTTCGCCGCCTCGGTCGAGGCGGCGGTGGCCCGGCTCGTCCCGCACGCCAGGGTCGGCGGCGGCTCGAAGACCGCGGTTCGCGGCCAAGCTGTGCTGCGGGAGGCCCTGACGCACTACGCGCGCAAGGACGGGCGGGACCTGGCGGAGTTCATCGACGTCCTGGACGACCTGCCGGAGGGCGTGAGCAAGCTCAGCACCGCCCGCGCGACGGCGGCGGACCTGGCGGAGACGCTGCGGGCCGCGATGGTCAACGACCCGCTGCTCGGCGGTGCGGGTGAGCCGACGGACCCGGCCGTGCTGCTGACGCCGACGCCGGGCAAGCGGGCGCGGATCTCGGTGATCAGCTTCGTCGGGCTGCCGTCGGAGGAGCAGAAGCAGGGGTTCGTCAGCCAGCTCCAGCTGGAGGTGTTCGCCTGGATCAAGCGCAACCCCGCGGCGGACCGACCGCTCGGCGGTCTGGTCGTGATGGACGAGGCGCAGACGATCGCACCGTCCGGCGGGTGGACGGCGAGCACGCAGAGCACGATCCTGCTGGCCTCGCAGGCCCGCAAGTACGGGTTGGGTCTGCTGCTCGCCACCCAGGCGCCCAAGGGCGTGCACAACCAGATCGTCGGCAACGCGACGACGCAGTTCTTCGGCAGGCTGAACAGCCCCGCGCAGATCGCCGCGGCGACCGAGATGGCCAAGGCCAAGGGCAGCTCGGTCGGCGACATCTCGCGGTTGGAGCGCGGACAGTTCTACGTCACGGGGGAGACCTTCGGGTTCCGCCGGATGCGGACGCCGTTGTGCCTGAGCCACCACCCGCCGAGCCCGCTGCGGTTGGAGGACGTGCTCGACCGGGCGCGTGACGGCCGGCACTGACCCGGCACGACCGGACGCGCTCCCCACCCCCTCGGGGGCGGGGAGCGCGTCTGATCACGCGGTCATCCGACGGTCGAGGCGAGCACCGCGTCGATCCGCTGCCAGAGGGCGGTGAACAGTTCCTCCCGCCGGTAGGCGCGCGGCGCGCCCCCGCCCCCGAGCACCGAGAAGTCGTGCACTTCGAGCAGGGCCGTGCCCACGCCGGTGTCGTAGACCGGGCGTGCCCAGCCGTTGGTGAGGGCACCGACCCCGTCGGTCTTGCCGACCACGAAGTTCACCGTCTCGTCGCCGCCGATCCCGCCGCGCTGGATGTCGAGCGCGTACACGGTGTCGCCCGCCCGCTCGACCCGCACGACGATCCGCGCGTCGCCGACATGCGCGGTGCCGACGAGCCCGCGCTGTTCCAGCCGCGGCAGCGCGGCGGCGAACTGCTCGCCCAGGTAGCGCAGCGTCGCGTCCTGCTCCGCGTAGCGGCTGAAGGTGGCGGGCACGACCGGCTCCGGCTCCGCCGCCGGGGTTGACCCCTTGGCCTTGAGCACCACCTCGCCGACCGGCGCGCGTTGCCGCCCGACCGCTTCCGCCGTCTCGATCCGGGCGGCCAGCGCCTCGGTGAGCTGGTCCGGCCGGTGGACCGTGCCGCGCACGTAGGTCACGTGCGGGTGCAGCAGGTCCGGGGGCACGGTCACGTCGCCGAGCAGCACCGGCAGCACGTGCTCGTCCCCGGCCTTGACCGCGCGCAGCGCGGCCGTGGTGAAGTCGTCCACCTCCGACACGAAGGGGACGAAGAACCGGACCCGCGCGTCCGGCAGGTCGCCGCCTTCCTTGTGCGCCCACCACTCGTGGGTCTGCTCGGGGCCGTGCAGCACGGTCAGCCCGCGCTGCTTGAACGCTTCGACCACCTCCTCGACGGCGGAGCGCTGCTCCTCGGCGAACGACACGGCCACGTCGTACTCACTCACGATCGAACCTCCCTGTTCACACCGGCGGGGTGCCGGCCGTCCTGGTCTGCGGGCACAGCATCGGGACCGCGTGTCGACCGGAAGTGGACGAGGAGTGGATGCGCCGCCGTATCCCGTCGGCTCTGCCGTCGGGAAATAGGAAACGCCTGGTCCTCCGGAGTGCGCTGGTGAATCATCAGCAATGCGGGTGAAATTGGCGGACAAATCGTCCGCAGTGCATTCATCGACTTCTTCGGAGGATTCGCCATGTCCAGGACCACGTCCACCGTCGTGTCCAGGTTCGGTTTGTCGCTGGCCGGGTTGTGCGCTCTCGTCGCGGTGTTCGCGCTGGGCGGCGGTGCCGCCGCCGCACCGCTCGACGAGTGCCCGCCGCCCACCACGGTCACCGTCGGTCCGGACGGCAACCCCTGGCACGGCTGACAACGCGCGAACAGTCGCCGTAGGCCGCAGGGTGTTCCGCGAGCGGGTCGGGTGGTCGTGGCGGCCTCGCGTGGCCGCCTGCCCGGTCCCGGTCAGATCGTGCGGCCTGGCCTTTCGGTGAATCGCTCCGTACATTCTTTCCGGCGCGTGGACCGGGCTCGCGGTTCGCGCGGCACGCTTTTCGGAACCGGAACATCGCCGGCCAGGCGCGGCGGCGTCGAAGAAATGCCCGGAGGGCGCGGTCCACCGCAACCCTCCGGGCAGGACGCCGTTCAGCGGCAGCCACAGGTCAGGACCGCGTGCTCGGCCCGGACCTCGCCTGCTTCGGGTTGGCCGAGCGCGACGAACGCGGCCTCGGCCGCGTCCCAGTGTTCGACGGCGGTGGTGTGCTGCCCCAGCGCGTGCAGGTTCCGGGCGACGCCGAGGTGGGCGTGCGCCCCGTGGCCGCGACTTCCCGTGCCGGTGGCCAGGTCCAGCGCCGCCCGGTAGGAGCGCAGCGCTTCCGCTCGGTCACCGCGGGCCTGAGCGGTCGCGGCGCGGTCGAGGTAGAGCCGGGTGCGGAGGTCGGCATCGGACACCTCGGCCGCGATCGTCCTGGCCCGTTCCTGGTAGCGGGCGGCTTCGTCGAGTTCACCCCGTGAGCGGAGCACGTTGCCGGTGTAGTTCAAGGCGTAGGCCGCGAGGCAGTCGTCGCCGAGTTCGCCGGCCAGTTCGTACGCCTCCAGGTGCGCGGCGAGCGCCTCGTCGGTCAGGCCGAGTCGTTGCTGCACCGTGCCCAGGTTGTTCAACGCGTGCGCCAGTCCTTGCACGTGGTCGACCTCGCGCAGCATCGGCACCGCGGCGAGGTGTTGGCGCAGTGCGAGGTCGAGGTCGCCGCGTTCCTCGTTGAGCACGCCGAGCATGCTCAACGCGTGCGCTTGGCCGCGGACGTCCTCGCACTGCCGGTACTTCTCCAGCGCGGCGCCGAAGTTCTCGATGGCCTCGTCGTGCCGGCCGAGTTCCATCAGGGGGACGGCGATCGCGCACAACGTGACCGCCTCGCCGAGCACGTTGCCGAGCCGCCGCCACCCCGCCAGCGCGCGGGTGGCGAGTTCCAGCGCGTCCGCCAGCCGCCCGAGCCGGTCGTAGGCGGTGGCCAGCCGGAGCAGCACGTGCGCCCGGCCGTAGTCCTCGTCCGGCTCGGCGCACACGACTCCGCGGGCCAGTTCCATGGTTTCTACCCAGTCCTCGAACCGGCTCGTCGTGTGGAAGTGGCGCCAGATCAGCACCGCCAGCCGCCAGGTGTGCCCGGGCAGGTCGTGATCGGCGGCGTAGCGGATCGCGGCCACCAGGTTGTCCCGCTCGGCGGTGATCCACGCCGCCGCGTCCCGCTTGTCACCGAAGTGGGGAACCACCCGGCTGGTGCGGTGCACGGCGGGCAACTGCGCGCGGTCGAACGGGTAGGCGGTGCCCACCGCGTCCGCCAGGCCCACCAGGTAGAAGTCGAGCAACCGCAACAGGGCGTCCGCGCGCTCGGTCGCCGTCGTCGGCGGCGGCTCCGCCGCCGCGAACTCCTTGAGCGGGTCGAGCATCCGGTAGCGCTCGGGCGCGACCTCCTCCAGCAGGCACACCTCGTGCAGGTCGTCGAGCACCGCGCGCACCCCGGCGACGTCGCGGGCCACCAGCGCCGCCGCGCCGACCACGTCGAGGTCCGGTCCCGGGAGGTGGCCGAACAGTCGGAAGACCTCCCGCTGCGGCGGGTCGAGCTGGAGGTAGGACACCCGCACCGCGGCGGTACCCGCCACGTCGTCGACGTCCGCGTTCCACGGCCCGCTCTCCTCCAGCAGGCGCAGCAGGTGGCGCAGCGGCCACCGCTCGTGCCTGCGGAACAGCGCCGCCGCCACCCGGATCGGCATCGGCAGATGTCCACAGCGCTTGACCACATCGGCGACCTCGGCCGCCCGGCCGCGCAGGCGCAGCGGGCCCGCCAGCGTGTGGAACAGCGCCAGCGCGTCCTCGGGCGGCAGCGGGGAGAGCCGGACGTGCTCGCCGGTGTCCGGCTCGCCCACCCGTCGGCTGGTCACGACCGCCAGGCAGTCCGACGCCTCGGGCAACAGCGACCGCACCTGCTCCGGGGAGCGCGCGTTGTCCAGCACCACCAGAGTCCTCGTGCCGTACAGCTCGGTCTGGTACAGCGCGAACTTCCGGTTCACCGAAGCCGGGATCTGCTCGGCCGGCACCCCCAGCTCGACCAGGAGCTGGGTGAGCGCGTCCGAGACCGTCACCGGGGGCAGGTTCGGGGTGTACCCGTTGAGCCGAACGAGCAACTGCCCGTCCGGAAAGCGGTCCCGCAGCCGATGGGCGGCCTCCACGGCGAGCCCGGTCTTGCCGACTCCGGGCGCGCCGCTCACCCACACCGCGCGGCGCTCGCCCGGTGCCGAGGCGACCGCCCCGATGGCCGCCAGCTCCGCCTCCCGACCGGTGAACCCGCCCGGCCGGGACGGCAGGTAGCCGGCCGGCTCACCGCGTTCCGCCCGCGCGGCGAGCTTGCGCAGCTTCGGCCCGGGCTCCCAGCCCTCCCCGGCCAGGGCTTCGCGCGTGTGGTGGAAGACCCGGATCGCCTCGACCCGGTCGCCGCCGGCGATCAGCGCCCGCATGAGCAGCTCGGCGTGCTTCTGCCGGGCCGGGTCGGCGCGCACCACCGGGCGCAGCCGGTCCCGCGCCGACCGGTGGTCGCCCGCGTTCAGCTCCAGCTCGGCCAGGTCGCCGACCGCGTCGAAGTAGCCGTCGTCCGGGTACAGCACCTCGGTGCCGCCGACCCGGTCGATGTCGATGTCCTCCAGGAACCGCCCGCGCCACAGGTCCACGGCGGTGCGCAACAGCCCGATCGCCCGACGCGGGTCCGCCGCGCGCGCCGCCTCCTCCTGCAGCCGGGCGAACCGGGTGGTGTCCAGCTGGTCCTCGCCCACCTCCAGCTGGTAGCCGGTCGGCGTCGTCTCGATCGAGACGTCGTCCACGTCCCGGAAAGCCGTGCGCAGCTTGCTGATGTACCCGCGTACCAGCACCCGGCGCTCCGGGTTGCCGCCCCAGACGATGTCGGTCAACTTCTCGGGGGACACCGGCCTGTTCGCGTGCAGGAGGAGCACGACGAGGACGAACCGCTGCTGCTGGTCCCCCAACGGCACCCGAGCGCTCCCGTGCCACGCCTCCAGCGGACCCAGCATCCGAAATTCCACGCCACCTCCCGGTTCGCGAGCTTGGTGTCTGCTGCGGATGTCGCATCAGCGACCCTCCGCGTGTCCGAATCCGCTCGGGATCCACCTTCGGTAGACAAACACCGGCCAGGCTCCGACTTGTCCGCAAAAGGAGTGGAAGGGGGAGCCGAATGGTCTCCGACGTGGTGCCGTGCTACGTGGTGTGCGACATGTCGCTCTCGATGGCCGACCACCTCGAGGAGGTGAACGCCGGCCTCCGCGAGTTCCGCGGTGCCGTCCACGCCGACCTCTCACCGGGTGCGCGGATCATGACCTGCGTGGTCGGGTTCGCGGCCGCACCCACCGTGCTGCAACCGCTGGGACCCGCGGCGGCGCTCGCCGAACTGGGTTCGGCGGGACCCGGCGCGGCAACCAACTTCGGCTCCGCGTTCGCGCTCCTGCGCGAGATCATCGCCCGCGACGTCCGCGCTCTGAAGGCGTGTCGCCACCGGGTCCACCGGCCGGTCGTCTTCTTCACCTCCGACGGCCGGGCGACCGACCCGGCGGCCTGGCCCGGGGCGTTCGCCGCGCTGGCGGACCCGGACTGGCCGGCCCGCCCGACCGTGATCGCCTTCGGGCTCGGCGCCGTCGACAGCGACACCCTCGACCGGATCGGCACGTCCCGCGCCTTCCTCGGCCAGGACGGCATCCGGCTGGGCACCGCGCTGGCAGTCTCGGTGACGTCGACGGCACGACGCCGCGACCGCGTCTAGGCCATCCACGATGCGTCCACCGCCGGTCCACCGGCCCGCCGCACGCTGCACCGGAGAACACGGCGGGGATCGACAGGGGTGAGCCGATGAACGCGTACGCGGACCTGGTCCGGGAGCTGAAGTCGCTCCGCAAGGGGCGCGGCGTGCTGGCCGACGGGATCGGCGGCCGGGTGGGGCCGAGCCTGCGCGCGACCTGCGGCGTGACCGAGGGCGACGAGCCGGGCGCCATCCGCCGGAAGGTGTCCGCCAGGCTCACCGAGC is a window of Saccharothrix espanaensis DSM 44229 DNA encoding:
- a CDS encoding ATP-binding protein; translation: MTEQQRKALATLRFNSAETPDDVWQTSPFHVDGLHVKAEDRIRAGIADAKASTGPSPIGLVLQGRKGVGKTHLLGSVRRVVQREGGYFFLVELTTGAEFWNDVAEAMRSELRRTTDDGELQLTVLLRQLCDAAGVPGTVAGAITGATPLTPHDLTVFLNHLRAVDGRIAVECGDTIRALVLYASEHADTGLAHLQGLAEAGGAGRDWGLLPRSKPPQTVVRDISRVLAMTGPCVIAVDQLDSLVNLGQDETDAKVTSAELSRELSFIADGLMKLREKTRRTLSIVACLPNTWKMLHSIASDTVADRFAETPFLGSIVDPAIGRALVERWLGEVYRRAGVTPPHPTWPVAPGAFTGGWSPRTPRQLLMSVHAHAESCRYGEIRELRSFDEKPVPVLPPADDGPEPDYLQEFDARFERLRQKAEISAAGLKQHNEDEVMPALLLAGLKSWINEVGNDDLAWKAEQLHGGSEVHAQLLHTVNEDLDTDERWGFRLIASAHGNHVLRRMRKVRDAARFGTHKRRLVLIYNGGKGWTGRQTRVELAELEQAGGRRVEISDDDLRTFSALKEMSSTQTHQLLAWLVARKPASRMTFLREILPGPGRSAASHQETRPPPPGEPTTPPPGGPATPPSGDRTAPLSPTEIVLGMDGEIRIELESLRKHAIVFAGSGSGKTVLLRRIVEECALRGVSAIVLDPNNDLARLGDAWPRPPADWLPGDVGVAAEYLANVEVVVWTPGRTGGRPLSFHPLPDFAEVRGDVDEFAASVEAAVARLVPHARVGGGSKTAVRGQAVLREALTHYARKDGRDLAEFIDVLDDLPEGVSKLSTARATAADLAETLRAAMVNDPLLGGAGEPTDPAVLLTPTPGKRARISVISFVGLPSEEQKQGFVSQLQLEVFAWIKRNPAADRPLGGLVVMDEAQTIAPSGGWTASTQSTILLASQARKYGLGLLLATQAPKGVHNQIVGNATTQFFGRLNSPAQIAAATEMAKAKGSSVGDISRLERGQFYVTGETFGFRRMRTPLCLSHHPPSPLRLEDVLDRARDGRH
- a CDS encoding toll/interleukin-1 receptor domain-containing protein; this encodes MSEYDVAVSFAEEQRSAVEEVVEAFKQRGLTVLHGPEQTHEWWAHKEGGDLPDARVRFFVPFVSEVDDFTTAALRAVKAGDEHVLPVLLGDVTVPPDLLHPHVTYVRGTVHRPDQLTEALAARIETAEAVGRQRAPVGEVVLKAKGSTPAAEPEPVVPATFSRYAEQDATLRYLGEQFAAALPRLEQRGLVGTAHVGDARIVVRVERAGDTVYALDIQRGGIGGDETVNFVVGKTDGVGALTNGWARPVYDTGVGTALLEVHDFSVLGGGGAPRAYRREELFTALWQRIDAVLASTVG
- a CDS encoding vWA domain-containing protein, producing the protein MVSDVVPCYVVCDMSLSMADHLEEVNAGLREFRGAVHADLSPGARIMTCVVGFAAAPTVLQPLGPAAALAELGSAGPGAATNFGSAFALLREIIARDVRALKACRHRVHRPVVFFTSDGRATDPAAWPGAFAALADPDWPARPTVIAFGLGAVDSDTLDRIGTSRAFLGQDGIRLGTALAVSVTSTARRRDRV
- a CDS encoding AfsR/SARP family transcriptional regulator; amino-acid sequence: MLGPLEAWHGSARVPLGDQQQRFVLVVLLLHANRPVSPEKLTDIVWGGNPERRVLVRGYISKLRTAFRDVDDVSIETTPTGYQLEVGEDQLDTTRFARLQEEAARAADPRRAIGLLRTAVDLWRGRFLEDIDIDRVGGTEVLYPDDGYFDAVGDLAELELNAGDHRSARDRLRPVVRADPARQKHAELLMRALIAGGDRVEAIRVFHHTREALAGEGWEPGPKLRKLAARAERGEPAGYLPSRPGGFTGREAELAAIGAVASAPGERRAVWVSGAPGVGKTGLAVEAAHRLRDRFPDGQLLVRLNGYTPNLPPVTVSDALTQLLVELGVPAEQIPASVNRKFALYQTELYGTRTLVVLDNARSPEQVRSLLPEASDCLAVVTSRRVGEPDTGEHVRLSPLPPEDALALFHTLAGPLRLRGRAAEVADVVKRCGHLPMPIRVAAALFRRHERWPLRHLLRLLEESGPWNADVDDVAGTAAVRVSYLQLDPPQREVFRLFGHLPGPDLDVVGAAALVARDVAGVRAVLDDLHEVCLLEEVAPERYRMLDPLKEFAAAEPPPTTATERADALLRLLDFYLVGLADAVGTAYPFDRAQLPAVHRTSRVVPHFGDKRDAAAWITAERDNLVAAIRYAADHDLPGHTWRLAVLIWRHFHTTSRFEDWVETMELARGVVCAEPDEDYGRAHVLLRLATAYDRLGRLADALELATRALAGWRRLGNVLGEAVTLCAIAVPLMELGRHDEAIENFGAALEKYRQCEDVRGQAHALSMLGVLNEERGDLDLALRQHLAAVPMLREVDHVQGLAHALNNLGTVQQRLGLTDEALAAHLEAYELAGELGDDCLAAYALNYTGNVLRSRGELDEAARYQERARTIAAEVSDADLRTRLYLDRAATAQARGDRAEALRSYRAALDLATGTGSRGHGAHAHLGVARNLHALGQHTTAVEHWDAAEAAFVALGQPEAGEVRAEHAVLTCGCR